The DNA window CACGTTGACAGGGTTCGCAGGTTCAGGTTCCAAGCTAAGCCGATGGCCCACCGAAAGGCCGGTTATCCGATCGCTGGCTTCACGATCGCGGTGTCGGACACCGTGGGCAAGGAAGTGTGCTGAGGTCTCGCCAGTCGTGGGCTCAAACCGCGGCAGGGAGACAAGCTCAATGGGGTCGCCTTCACGGTGCCCGCCCGACGCAGTCAAGATCTCCCAAGCGTCAGCATCAGCGTCGAGGTCAAGGGCCTCAAGGTACTGGGGGCGATCCGGCCGCTTGGCGCTCATCACCCGATCGGCAAACGACGGAAACAGTCTATGCGAGCGGTAACGACGGCCGACATCGCCGAATCCGACGATCGGAACGAACGCGGGGTCGCCCGCCACCCGAGCCAAGTAGGTGAACTGGTAAGTCGGCGGTTCGTCTCCATTAGTGGTCTGATCGAGGTAGCCAATCGCCCGATACAGTCCATCGTCGACACCGCGGCGCGTGACTATCAGCCGCGACCTACGAATACCTGAGTCGGCATTTGTTGACTCAGGTAGTAGGTCAACGGAGTGCATCACGGAGTCGCTTTCGATTGGTGGCTAGGGCTGTCCTCACGAAACTACGGGTTGGGTCCGACAGGTTGGGTACCGCTGCAACTACATCGAAACATACATCCAGGTCAACATCGGTTATTTGGGCAACCCAGTGTTTCCGAGCGGCGGCTCCGCAGACCGATAAGGCCAGCGCGGCGACATCGACAAGACTGATCGCTTCCCCGCCATTGAACCGCTTGGTGCGGCCGTGCTCGCACCATTGATCGACGGTTCCCTGATCAACCCGCTGGGCACGGACGTTGTCCCCGTCGCCGCTGGCGAGCGCTGACCCGTGGTCGAAGCTCGGGCCGAGGCATAGGTCGCCGGTCCTGGAGTTTTGGAGCACTCCCCAATTGTGCGCATGCCTGTCGGTGTTTGCGATCCAGGCGTCCAACAGCAGATAACCCGCAAAGACATCGAAAGCGGACCATTCGGCGTAGTTGGTAGCGACCGGACCCGGCAATCCCTCAAGCGCCACACGAACGGCGTCGATCGTGTGGCCGCGACACGATTTGGCGTCGAACTCGTCATCAAGCTCGGCGAGCAGCGCCGCTCCTGGGGTCCATGCCCAAGTGCGAGGCCGCATGTCTCGGCTCATAGAGCCATAAACCCGGTCGTGGGTTCGCAATTGAATGACAGTCGCCAACTCAGTTTCCGCCGCGGGGATGGCCAGCAGCGTGGCAAGCTCGTACGAGATCTTCTCGGCCCAGTCCTCTCCGCGAATCAGCACGTCGGGCTCATCGCCAAGTCGTTGACGTTCCTTCGAGAGCTTCAAGGTCTTGATCCGGCGCGGCTTGAACAACCAATGGCCGGCATGCCGCGAAGAGTCGGGCGCGATGAACCATCGCTTCGCCTCGTCACCACCTGGTTCACTCTCACCGCGCGTCCAGTCGGCGAGGTCGACGACTTCGAAGCTGTCCACCACGGTGCGAACTCTAAGTCGTATGCGCGGTCACATGCGGTTACACAACAGACCGGCGCGGTCACGGGTTAGCTTCAACTCCGCATTGCCGACCCATCTTGATCGACTGCGGCGAGCACACAAGCAATTGCATCAATACCTGTGGATCGGCATTTTCAGGCGGTTTCCTCTTTTGTGGCAATGCAGCCGATGATGTCGCGCCTGAAGCTCCATCGCGTCGGGGCCACTGCCTGAGCACCACTCACTGCTGCTCACCACCCATAGGAATGGCTCAACGCAATCCAAAACCCAGATGTATAACAGAACTGTTATGATAGGTTTTCATGGCTTCCTACGGTGGAGACCTCATCCGCGAAGCACGACGCCGTGCCGGTCTGACCCAGCAAGAACTCGCATCCAGTGCAGGCACCGCCCAGCCAGGGATCGCGCGATGGGAATCCGGTCGCACAGCGGTCAGCCTCGACGACGTGATGCGACTCGTCCGACTCTGCGGACTCGACCTTGAGTTGCACATCGTCGCCCGCGACGGCAGCGATATCGTCCAAGCCGAACGCCTGGCTCACCTCACTGGCCAACAACGCCTTGACCGGCACGCCCGAGTCACCAGGCAACTCAGAGATATCCGCGAGCAGCAGTACGGTCAACCCACGCAGCGGAGCCCTCAAACCACCCGCAGCTCATCCACCTTGCCGCCGTAGGTCGTGCTCACTCTCTGCGGCGAAGCCACGGGGCACTACATAATTCAGTGATACCCCGCGCCGGGTGAGTCGCGTCACGCCGCTCGAGGACGCGCATCCCACAGTGGGTAACTCTCGATCGTCTCTATCTCACGACAACGTAGCCACTCCAACGCCCGATCTGCACTCACCTCGGCAGCTTCCAACAACTCAGGCAACCACTCCGGATGCCGCAACATACCTTGATACCAACCCTTTCGGCTGATCGTCACCACCACATCACCGTCAATCCGCTCGTCGGCGAGTTCCTCATTTGTCATCTGGGACGTAACACCCCTCGCGGCCAAAACCACATTCCACAGCTGGTGCCGCGCTTCCATCGGTTCTTTCCGACTCCGGGACCAAACGAGTTGCGCTCGCCCTTTCGAGGCGGACTCGTATTCGTTCCATACGCGCCAATCACCGGGCGGTTGTACGGTTTTGACCTCCCCTGTATCCACATCAACGAGATGAATCCCCTCAGCGTCGGCTACGACCGCTCCTACGTCGGCGGTCACGACCAGGCGCCAACGCCTTGTCTCAGGGTCTTCCGTCAAGCTCCGCAGCACTTCGAACGGAGTTCGGTTTCGACAGTCACCCACAGACTTACCCGACTTTGTGTTTGCGCCACCGGCGATCTCAGCGCCGATCTTCACCGCGGCACCGTATGTGGC is part of the Mycolicibacterium tusciae JS617 genome and encodes:
- a CDS encoding helix-turn-helix transcriptional regulator, yielding MASYGGDLIREARRRAGLTQQELASSAGTAQPGIARWESGRTAVSLDDVMRLVRLCGLDLELHIVARDGSDIVQAERLAHLTGQQRLDRHARVTRQLRDIREQQYGQPTQRSPQTTRSSSTLPP